The Kitasatospora sp. NBC_00374 genome has a segment encoding these proteins:
- a CDS encoding helix-turn-helix transcriptional regulator encodes MARLQTLKLAEVLTEVRMSRAAFYRMRARGEAPAMKKLPNGQIRVTRAALDAWWDSQDAA; translated from the coding sequence ATGGCAAGGCTCCAGACGCTCAAGCTCGCCGAGGTCCTCACCGAGGTCCGGATGTCCCGCGCCGCCTTCTACCGCATGCGGGCCCGTGGCGAGGCACCCGCGATGAAGAAGCTGCCCAACGGGCAAATCCGCGTCACACGCGCCGCCCTTGACGCCTGGTGGGACAGCCAGGACGCCGCCTGA
- a CDS encoding tyrosine-type recombinase/integrase, whose translation MPKPTFKARVWAIREKVRAGQNTYELRWRVGDTPFSSTFKSKTQADGRRAKLLTAINDGVPFDEITGLPMTEVRAKDDVSWYIHARDFTEMKWAGAPAKTRTTIADMLATATPVLVTSRLGMPSTEDVRTALYSWAFNVNRWRDAPPAKVQKVLEWVERQSIPMSHLDEPLLMRKVLTAFTLNLDGSKSSPHTVRRKRAIFHNALGYAVEARRLPHNPLHQVQWTPPATTEAVDPAVVANPKQVRRLLGKVQEQGKRGEHLKAFFGCLYHAGMRPAEAVWLRKANCHLPVSGFGLLSIDGSRPRVGSSWTDSGTPHDTRGLKWRPAKETRPIPIPPELVTALREHIDAHGVAPDGRLFRTSRGGLVQESGYGVVWKKAREKALTPEQAASPLATRPYDLRHAGISLWLNSGVDPAECARRAGHSIAVLLRVYAKCLDGATDAANRRIAEALSEWD comes from the coding sequence ATGCCCAAGCCCACGTTCAAGGCCCGTGTTTGGGCTATTCGCGAGAAGGTTCGAGCCGGCCAGAACACCTACGAACTGCGCTGGAGGGTGGGGGACACTCCGTTCTCCAGCACATTCAAGAGCAAGACGCAGGCGGACGGCAGGCGGGCGAAACTGCTCACTGCCATCAACGACGGTGTGCCGTTCGATGAGATCACCGGCCTGCCGATGACGGAGGTTCGGGCGAAAGACGACGTCAGTTGGTACATCCATGCGCGCGACTTCACAGAGATGAAGTGGGCGGGCGCACCGGCCAAAACACGGACCACTATCGCTGACATGCTGGCCACCGCCACGCCCGTCCTGGTGACGTCCCGCCTCGGCATGCCGTCCACCGAGGACGTGCGGACGGCGCTCTACAGCTGGGCGTTCAACGTCAACCGATGGCGGGACGCACCACCTGCCAAGGTGCAGAAGGTCTTGGAGTGGGTAGAGCGGCAGTCCATCCCGATGAGCCATCTGGATGAACCGCTGCTGATGCGGAAAGTGCTGACCGCCTTCACGCTCAACCTCGACGGGTCGAAGTCCTCGCCGCACACCGTCCGCCGCAAGCGAGCGATCTTTCACAACGCCTTGGGCTATGCGGTCGAGGCACGGCGACTCCCCCACAACCCTCTGCATCAGGTGCAGTGGACTCCGCCCGCGACCACAGAGGCGGTGGACCCCGCCGTCGTCGCGAACCCGAAGCAGGTTCGCAGGCTGCTCGGCAAAGTACAGGAGCAGGGGAAGCGCGGAGAGCATCTGAAGGCGTTCTTCGGCTGTCTCTACCACGCCGGCATGCGGCCGGCTGAGGCTGTCTGGTTGCGTAAGGCGAACTGCCACCTGCCCGTCAGCGGCTTCGGTCTCCTGTCCATCGACGGATCTCGGCCGCGGGTGGGCAGCTCATGGACGGATAGCGGCACGCCGCATGACACTCGGGGTCTCAAATGGCGACCGGCCAAGGAGACCAGACCGATCCCGATCCCGCCCGAGTTGGTGACCGCGCTGCGCGAGCACATCGACGCGCACGGCGTTGCTCCGGACGGGCGGCTGTTTCGTACGTCGCGAGGCGGCCTCGTTCAAGAGAGCGGCTACGGCGTGGTCTGGAAGAAGGCCCGGGAGAAGGCACTCACGCCCGAGCAGGCCGCATCCCCCTTGGCCACCCGTCCGTACGACCTACGGCATGCGGGGATCTCGCTTTGGCTGAACTCGGGGGTCGACCCCGCCGAGTGCGCCCGCCGGGCCGGGCACAGCATCGCTGTTCTGCTGAGGGTCTACGCGAAGTGCCTCGACGGTGCGACAGACGCTGCGAACCGCCGAATCG